In Nicotiana tabacum cultivar K326 chromosome 11, ASM71507v2, whole genome shotgun sequence, a single window of DNA contains:
- the LOC107773198 gene encoding uncharacterized protein LOC107773198, protein MDSDPLASNTTKAPRKVRFAPKGPPRRAQKTVLPKPENVEEEVDAAKAEELMQRFNEVSAKIKPKAEKKGPTQVAFGYGGSSSALKSYGPLKGHKKFDSSMSNGGTGVQRVQKEYTEPWDYYTNYPTTLPLRRPYSGNPELLDEEEFGEASRSSSYDENTIKPAMELGLMEENLEEKMFFIQLPTAMPMLKQSIKTEGSEASSSRPSKAKAYSINELPRGFMGKMLVYKSGAIKLKLGDTLYDVSPGMDCSFAQDVVAVNTEEKHCSNIGELTKRIIITPDVDSILDSI, encoded by the exons ATGGATTCAGATCCTTTGGCTTCAAATACAACCAAAGCACCTAGAAAG GTGAGATTTGCACCCAAAGGACCTCCTCGTAGAGCACAAAAGACTGTTCTGCCTAAACC AGAAAATGTTGAAGAGGAGGTTGATGCTGCTAAAGCAGAGGAATTGATGCAGCGGTTCAAT GAAGTTTCTGCTAAAATTAAACCTAAAGCCGAAAAGAAAG GACCTACTCAAGTTGCATTTGGTTATGGAGGTTCATCATCTGCATTGAAATCGTATGGCCCTCTCAAGGGTCATAAAAAGTTTGACAGCTCAATGTCCAACG GTGGTACGGGCGTGCAGCGAGTGCAGAAAGAATACACTGAGCCATGG GATTATTATACCAACTATCCTACGACTCTTCCCTTGAGGAGGCCCTATTCGGGAAATCCAG AACTTCTTGACGAGGAAGAATTTGGGGAAGCCTCGCGAAGCTCGAGTTACGATGAAAATACCATAAAACCAGCCATGGAGCTTGGTCTAATG GAGGAGAATCTCGAGGAAAAGATGTTCTTCATTCAATTACCAACGGCCATGCCAATGTTGAAGCAATCGATTAAAACAGAAGGCAGTGAGGCGAGCAGCTCAAGGCCTTCAAAGGCTAAGGCCTATAGTATAAACGAATTACCTAGGGGCTTCATGGGTAAAATGTTAGTGTACAAGAGTGGTGCGATTAAATTGAAGCTTGGTGATACCCTTTATGAT GTTTCTCCAGGTATGGATTGTTCGTTTGCCCAGGATGTTGTCGCTGTTAATACAGAAGAGAAGCATTGTTCTAACATTGGGGAGCTTACTAAACGTATCATTATAACACCAGATGTTGACTCAATCTTGGATTCTATTTGA